The DNA segment CTTTGCATCATGTGTAATCCTCAAATATTTTCGGGTGAatttatgttgtcttgaaacaACGATAAACATCTTCCTTTTACAAATCCTAGTAATCTCTAGTaaacaaatatatttatatatgtgaaaaaacaattaatctacacACCCATAAAAttcattattaattttttttacgttCATGATTTTAATAAAGTCTCTACTTTTTTTGtacaataaaaatattgaaaccgagtaatatttataaaaaaaaaaaaaaaaactaataatacGTTCACACACACGCACGAAATCCCTTCCTCTATAGTGGTTGAGTCTCTTTGGCACAATACTATGAAttttggatttatgaattaaGTTATATGGTTTTCAAATTTCTTTTAATCTCCGTATTATTTGGTATAttcataattataaatatcattcaaaaatggaaaatattttagcatattattattgatatatatatctcTCAATATATAAAGAATCTCCCCCTTTGACACCATCTTTTCATTTGCCGAAATTGCCCTTATCTGATATAAATATtacacttttatttttattttttttgacatttcaatatttcaaatttccatatttttctcaactaaacattatagataagataaattgataaataaattttaaatttattttattaatgaaaaaaataaatttaaatattatcgaaaaagtaatatttatacataacatataatactaaatatattatatgattttatacacacgcaacgcgtgtgtgcgattatgctagtatatataaagaatctgCTTATTAGACAAAAAATTACaccatcttttttttttgtcaaaattgcccttatatgatatatattacattttaaaaaaaaaaattgacctttcaaattgcagtttagtctcTCGATAATTTTTGCAGCTATAATATTActcttatttaaatataaatcaaattaattaaaaaaatatgtacaAACGCACAACGCGTGCAACGATACACCGGTAGATATATAAAATTCTTAgtcataataaaaacaaaatactgTATTGGTGTAATTTTTAGAATCCCGTGACATCTCTCTTTATTTTTTCATCCACAAAATTAATCCTTTCCAtttgatgaaaattttaatatatgtaaaaatgtcttaaaacatataaaaaataagaaaaattctaaatttagtcaattttatttttatttttattttttaaacaaaataaaaaatcgacTCACACGCATTGCATATTTGCATGTACACATAAGCTAGTATATATCGAGCTCCGACTGTTcagatttataaaattattttattaataaagaCCCTATCTTTTTTTCATTCTCAAAAAATCTGAATAATAAACCAACAACCAATTTCCTCTTTTATTGAATCGATTATTAGTATTAACTATTACCATTTGCAGTTTGTATTATTCTACCAAAACGTCCACATTCATGCTTCTCGTGGACTAGCACACACCGTATAAACTTCCTTTTCGGAACGGAATCCCCAAAGGATTCTGTTTGTTATCTTCCCAAAAACAAAGTCAGCAGTCAGCCGTGTTCGAGCTCTACATAAATATCCTTTCCCATTTGCTTTCCTCCATCCTTCCATTTATTCTCAAGGATCCGTGTCTCTGAATTATTaaggtatttatttatttcagtaGATTTACGATTATTTCGTGATAATGGTGGATCTTCCTTCGTATAAGTGGTGTTGTTTTTTCTTGGTGAAGTGGGTGTGATTTGTTTTTTCCAAGACTGTCTTTTTTTGAATCGCCATAAACTCAGGTTCAAGTCCGATCtgagttgtaaaaaaaaaaagaaggagaAAAAGGAGTGATTTCGTTTTTTACACTTTTCGTTGTAATCTGTGCTGGAGTACTGTATCTCctatttcttgaatttttggggggtttttttttaaaaaaaaaaattctgctaaTTTTTTTGCAGGCAAATCGATGGCTTTTACAATCAAGCAAACTTCTTTGATTGTGGCGACTCTTGGAGTGCTTTCCTTCGTATTTGGAGTTATTGCCGAGAACAAGAAGgttgtctttttaattatgagtgaaaattatataattgataCTTTACATTTTAGTGTATATTCCTTAGTGGAataaatttgtttttgtttttctgcGACTGAGCAATTCGACGAGCGGACAGTTGTAATTTTGGTGCGGTGGGGTGGGGTTAGATTTTACGAATCAATTTCTTATTCCAGTAGTTTACTATCTTTCTTAGAATGTGATTATTTTTTCTAATTCTTACTTTGGAGGATTAATTATGTGATAGTATATTGAAAGGAAAGTAGAATGAATGAGATCTTTTTCCTTTTGGAGTATAAAACACTTCTTTTAGGAGATAGTTTAAGAAATAATCTTGGTCAAActatttattttgaaaatctCAAGACTTGGAGAATGTTATTTTTCGAAACTTAGTTTGATCAAGGTTAATTTTCTCAAGTTTTCCGTGGTTTTGGTGTTTGTTCTGTATGTGAGATTTATGCTTAATCAAACCGGTTTCTCGAGTTTATGGATATTTGTTCTATGTTGTGTGTCTGTCTTCAATGCGTGGTGGTTTTTCAGATCGGCTTCAGTTACTTGTTGCATCTGCTCATATCGAGCAGCATTTGCTCTAACAAATTTAGATAagctaaaatattttttctttcattGGTTCCCATGATGAAATGTTTTACCTCCTGATCTGCTTTGTATCGCTATCTGTCTTTTTCCTTTTCGTTATCTTGTTTTTAGTTTAAAAGTGGTGAGCCCTGATATCTCCTGTTTTCTTCTACTCACATTTTGCAGCCAGCGGCTGGCAACATCATAACTGGGAAGAGCTTTGTCATTTGCAAATATCCATCTGACCCTACTGTTGTCTTGGGTTACTTGTCTGTTGCTTTCCTTGCCGTCTGCACTGGGTTCAGTTATTTCGCCTTATTCTACCCGTACAAAGGAAAGTCCGTTCCACAGGCGGCATTATTCCAAAACACGGGCTTTGTTGTCTTCTTTAATGTTGCTTTGTGAGTATACTTCAAAGCATTTTCTATTGTTTAAACCCCCAACCCCACCCTtgatttggttttagttcaatgACTCTTTTCTTGTTTTATTATTGTAGTTTAATTTGTTTGGCTTAATCCATCCTTGTCATAGCTTTTTGTTATTATCTGTTTGGTCGTTATGTATTCTTGGTTTCTTTTCAGGGCGACAACTGGTTTGGCCGCCACGATGTTGTTATGGCCGACCATAACAGAACAACTTCACCAGGTCCGCAACGTCCATAACAATCTTGCAACCGAGTGCCCCACGGCCAAGACTGGTCTTCTAGGTGGAGGGGCGTTTTTGTCCCTCGATTCGTGCCTTTTCTGGCTCGTTGCATTGATGTTAGCAGACAATGCTCGAGAGGATTACCTCGGTTCCGACGACAAAACCGCAGCCGGTCTTGGCCCTGACGATGCTATGAAAAGCAGTGTCTAAAGCACGCAACGATTGTTTCAAACTTTCATTTAGATTTCGATTGTGTTATTTGAACAACACTATGAATCTATGATATTATGGGTATTCATTGTGTTAAATGAATCTTAATTGTTGATAATGGCTCCGATTGGCGTTTACTGTTTCTTTCACTCCGTTGGTTTGTTTTGGTTCagtttctttgattttgaagattgaattttaaaatatagattagttattatcgaaaacttaaaaagaatttaaatacAACCTTTTCTCAATAGCCACTTGGTCAAATGGAtgaacatgatatatatatatagaagatcaatttttatgctattttggcaaataaatttttttatttttggaaaagaaTTTTGAGGCTAAACTGAGTAAAACGTTAATCATTGTGTCGAAATTTTTACGATTTTGTTTAAATAGAAagatttgaaattcatgaatttAAATGCATGTTTACGGTTTAGATAACTTATTGAAAAGAAATTCAAATCTATATCTTTCTTTAATTACTTATTAATGAGTTAAATTACCCTAAAACTATACTGACCACAAtagatttgaattttgaaatcttaGAATATCATTTGAAATCCATtacaattaatataatatagtggatatgaatttgaatttcttcatttaacttatttaataattaaataaattcgaagcCATGAATGTGAAATAAAaccaaatatatttatatatatatatatatcattttgtttaatttatatttaaaccaaactattataattaaataaattaattaattaaataaaacttacgGTTATTGGTATGGGCTTTTTGGGTCCTGTGTGATCGGATCAAAATTTTCCCTTCCCTTGAAATGTTTCGCTTTGTTATTCTTTCTATTATTCATGTTGAAATCGATtttctagggtttggaacagtATCGACACTCAAATCAGAGCAGAGTTtttcaaaatcttgaaaatgTACAATGGTAAAGGGTTACCTACGCCTAGAGGGGTCCGGAACTGATGGCTATGTCCAAACCAACAAGTTCTTCATCAAGCCGAGGACCGACAAAGTTGTTATGGACTCGAGCAAGGGCTTCGATTCGGATCAGGGAATTGCGGGCGTGACCCGAAAACCCAATAAGGATATATTGGAGCACGATCGGTTACACTGATGCGGAGATTGCGGAGAAGCTTGATGAGGCGAGGAAGGCGATTGATGTT comes from the Henckelia pumila isolate YLH828 chromosome 1, ASM3356847v2, whole genome shotgun sequence genome and includes:
- the LOC140875215 gene encoding uncharacterized protein yields the protein MAFTIKQTSLIVATLGVLSFVFGVIAENKKPAAGNIITGKSFVICKYPSDPTVVLGYLSVAFLAVCTGFSYFALFYPYKGKSVPQAALFQNTGFVVFFNVALATTGLAATMLLWPTITEQLHQVRNVHNNLATECPTAKTGLLGGGAFLSLDSCLFWLVALMLADNAREDYLGSDDKTAAGLGPDDAMKSSV